The nucleotide sequence ATCAATTCGTTTAGCTATTCAAAATGGTTAAGAGGTTTTGGATCGCCATACTGGTGGCTCGAATGGCCTGGTGGACTTGGGGGCTTTTATTTTCAACTTGAAGTAAATAAGCCAAACTCGACTGCAAATAGGTGAGTGCCATTTGGGCATTGGCATCCATGTTGAAGACCCCAGAATTCTCTGGATCATAGCCATAGTCAGGTTGCGGGGCCTGGTAGGTTGGCGTTTGTAATGCTCTGGCATCGCCATTGGGGTCATTCATCGGCGTTCCCTCAAAGGTTGTTATATCTTGAAATTCAGATCGGTCTCGGACAAAAACTTGGGAATCCTCTGGCAAATCAGGCACATCTTGGCGGGGCACAAACTGTAGTACCGTGGATTCGTCATCATGCTGGACATCCTCGGCCTTTGGCTCTGGGGATACTGGGGAGATTGGGGCCGGATGGGGCGATTCTTTGGGAGCGGGGGGCAGCACTTGAGTCGGGGAATTGGCAACTGTGGACATTCGCTCACCAATTTCGTGGGAACTAGCTGCATCAGATCCTGACCTTCCATCCTCTTTCTTCAGCCAAAGGACAAAATCGGCGGCACTTAGGGTTGCTTCATGGCCAAGCGTCCGAATCACCACAAAACCGTTAGCCGCACTCACACTCTGGATTGGGTACCAAGTTCCGCGATGTAGAATCATTGCATCTACACCAGACATAGCCCCCAAAGTATTGACGGGACGGCGTTTGCCTTGTCTCCAGCGATCTTTCCAGAGAATCCCTGCCTCTGTGTATTGGGCAACATAGCCATCGGGGACAGTTCGGTACTCAAATCGCGCAAATCCAGGCACGCTAGACTTACCCATTAAAAAGATGTCATAAGGGATAAGGGCTTCCTGAATTAACCCCATGTAAGGAGACTTTTCCCGAACATCCAAACAGGCCTGGGGACTTTCCAAATTAACCCGAGCGATAATCCCTTCCCGCTGTGCAAGTAATTGTGCTTCCCGGAATACGACATCCACTTTTAAATTTCGATTACACACCATCTTGGGTTGCCCACTGACAATACCGGCAGCAAACTCCTGAATCACCTCACGATCATCAAGTTGTCCTTGTTCCGGGGAGCGTTTAGAGCTGGAATGGCTTTCGGTATTAATCATAATCAGCTAATCAATTAAGAACACATAGAAACCAAAAATTCCTTGAAAACATGAAAATTTTGTAGAGCAGGCATTATAAAGCTATAGTGTACAGCCTAACCCAATCTAGTTTTCCCAGGTAGTCCGTGAGTGCCACTTAAGATGATGCTGACCCCACTTGCACACTACCCATGACCGGCAGCGAGAATTTGCTGTTCAATTAATTGCCGTAGCTGCGACAAGTTGAGGATGTTAAGGGTCTGGGCCTGGGGGTCAACTTTTAGCCAGCCTTTAGCCGCAAACCGTTCCATCAACTTCTCAGCTTCCTCTGTTCCAATACTAGCGATATCTGCCAGATCTTTGGCCGGGACATTACAGAGGGTCGCTGTCATTCCACCACTGGGTTGCCCATAGCGCTGCCCTAACCCCACCAGGACATTGGCCAACTTGACGGCCGGCGGATAGGTCATGGCTTCGATACGGGAGTTCGTCTGGCGTAACCGCTGGGCCATCAGTTGTAACATTCGATAATTTAACTTTGGTTCCCGCAACAAGACTTGGGTAAATTTTTGTGAAGGTACTGCCATGATTTCTGCCCGTGTCAAAGCGACAACATCGGTCGAGCGCGGTGCTTCATCTAAAATAGCCATCTCCCCAAAGAAATCCCCAGGCCCGAGAATAGCCAGCGTATGTTCAGTCTGATTGCTCCCTAAGCGGCGGACTTTGACCCAGCCTTCCAAAATGAAATAGACGGCATTCCCCCAGGCATCTTCAATCAAAATTGCCCGGTTAGCGGGATACTCATTTTGCCAGGCCACGCCTAACATCCCTCCGAGGGCCTCTGCTGAACCTGTATCAAACAGGGGGAAAAGCTTACTAAAATCTCCGGTTTCCATAGCCGCTCTAGGTTAGGTTGGCAGAAAAAGGTACTTTAAATATATCTAAAAAGAATGAAAACGAATCCATTCATCCTCTTACCCTCTAGCCTACCTGTTTATGCCCACCCTGATTCTTGCCTCTGCTTCCCCAGCCCGCCGCCAACTCTTGGCCAATGCTGGAATTTCCGCCCAAGTCCAAGTCAGTCATGTGGACGAGTCGGCCTTTAATCATAGGGATCCCCATGCGTTAGTCCAAGCCCTGGCCCAGGCCAAAGCCACCGTTATTGCCCAGCGTCTCCACAGCCCAGCCTTGGTGCTCGGTTGCGATTCAGTGTTAGTGCTTGAGGAGGAAATTTATGGCAAACCCCAAGATGCACAGGAAGCAATTCTGCGTTGGCAACAGATGCGGGGCAAAACCGGACAACTCTTAACGGGGCACGCCTTATTAGATAGCTATCAACAGAAATCCTTGGTCAATGTGGATTGTACGGAAGTCACCTTTGCCCCGGTTAGCGATGCCGAAATTATGGCCTACGTCGAGAGTGAAGAACCCCTGGCCTGTGCCGGTTGTTTTGCCTTGGATGGCCGGGGCGGCCTATTTGTCAGTGAAATTAAGGGCAATCCTAGTAACGTCATTGGCTTAAGTCTGCCGCTGTTGCGCCAAATGCTCCAAGAACTGGGCTATCAAGTTACGGATTTTTGGCAGAGTTGATTTTTGTCTTTTTAGCGAACGACTTTGACGGGAGTCCCAAGGGCAACTTTTTCAAAGAGTTCTTCTATATCTTGGTTTTTCATCCGTACACAGCCATGAGACACGGCCTGGCCAACATATTGCGGATCTGGAGTCCCGTGAAAGCCAATCCAATCCTCGCCATCGGTCCAAAAGCCAATCCAACGCCGGCCAAGGGGGTTGCGGGGATGTCCAGCCCGAATCACTCTGCCATCAAAGGGATTAGCCCAATCGGGATTCCGGATCATTTCCTTAACCATGAATTTTCCCACAGGGGTTTCCCAGCCTGGTTTCCCCACCGCCACGGGATAGGTCTTCAGGGCTTGATTACCTAAATAAAGCGTTAAACGGCGGCGAGTGATGTTCAATTCTAGCCAGAGGTTAGTTGCGATGGATTGGGTGGCAATTTGTCCCGATTGAATCGCCCACTCCTGCCAGGCCGGTTGGTTGGCTTGGGCCGCCTCTATTCCCCAAGACGGACTTAGCCCCAAAAGACTAATCAAGATTAAACTTCGCAGTGAGGATCGCCAATGGGCAGCAAGCATGAACCAAGAACCAGTCATAGATACAAAGTTAACTTGTCAAAATTTACACAAATCCCGATGGAGTCTTTTCTTTAGTTAGCTCTCGGAGGCGAAATTATGTCAACTCGCACCTGGAGATCGAGACAAGGAGAGACGGTTTAGTTTGTACTTCTCCAGACGCGAGGTTTCGGGGGAGAATAGAGCCATGAATAGACCCACAACTGGTGAGAACTTTAACTTTAAAGGAGAATCGAATGTCAGCATCCCCAGTTGAGGTTGTTGAAAATTATTTCACTGCTCTCCAGGCCAAGGACTTAAAGAAACTCCCGTTAGCAGACACGATCATTTTTACGGATCCATTGGCAGGGACATTAACCAGTCAGACGGCGGTGGTCGCATTTTTGAGCAATGTTTTACCGATTCTCCAGGCCATCACAATTCATTACCATGTGCAAGATCAAAACCGAGTCGTTACCCGTTGGGATGCCCAGACAACCTTGGGTATGATTGAGATTCTGGAATGGTTTGAAATTTCTGACGGTCACATTCAGGTTGCCCAGGCCTTTTTTGACCCGCGAGTGATAACCCAGACCCGATAATCCAGAGAGAGCCAGACATTGGATGTGCGATGCCGCCAGTAGAATCCATCACCATACCCACTCCTCAAGAACAGGTTGCGGAGATTTTAGGGCCAGTCCTAGATGGTAAATCTTTGACACCCCAGGCCGGAGAATGTTTACTCAAGGTTGCCAGTCAATTCCCCACCTCAGATTTAGCTGTTATTCCCCCAGGCCTGGGTCAAATTCAAGCCGCGGCGGATCAACTCCGGGCCAAACGGGTGGGTGAGACCGTGACCTATGTAATTAATCGGAATATCAACTTCACCAATATCTGTGAGCAACATTGTGGGTTTTGTGCCTTTCGCCGCGATGCGTATACACCCGGAGCCTACTGGTTAGATTTAGAGGAAATTTTACGCAAAGCTGGGGAAGCCGTTACGTTGGGAGCGACGGAAATTTGTCTCCAGGGCGGTTTGAATCCCCAGGCCCAGGCCAATGGTTCAACCCTCAACTATTACGCCACAATTATGCGAGAACTTAAATCTGCCTTCCCGCACCTCCATTTACACGCTTTTTCTCCCCAAGAAATTGAGTTTATTGCCCGCCAAGATGACCGGGGATTTGTGGATGTTCTCGCCCATCTCCAGGCCCAGGGTTTGGATTCCTTGCCCGGAACAGCGGCCGAAGTGTTGGTGGATCGGGTGCGTCAAATTATTTGCCCAGAAAAACTCAAAACTGAAACTTGGCTCGAGATTGTCACCACTGCCCACCGCTTAGGTTTACCCACCACTAGCACTATGCTTTGCGGCCACATTGAAACCCCAGCCGAGCAAATTCAACACCTGGAACATCTGCGCCAACTCCAACAAACCGCCCTTGAAAACCACTACCCTGGCCGGATTACGGAATTTATTTTGCTGCCCTATGTGGGAGAACAGGCTCCTCTAGCATTACGGAAACGAGTCGGCCGCTCACAACCCGATTTACTCCAGACGCTGGCTTTAACCGCCGTGGCTCGCTTGTATTTAGGCGATTGGATCCCCAATCATCAACCCAGTTGGGTCAAACTTGGCCTGGAGGGGGCAAAAATGGCCTTGACCTGGGGCTGTAATGATCTCGGTGGCACCCTAATGGAAGAACACATTACGACCATGGCCGGGGCCAAAGGCGGTACAGGCTTAACTCCCCAGGAACTTCAAGTGGCCATTACCAGTCTTGGGCGGCCGGCCCAACAACGCACCACCCTCTATCAACCCCTAGGAGACCCGATTCATGGCTCGCTTGGCTAAGAAAAATCCCCGCTCCCTGGCTTGGATAGCAGGTGGTATGGTCTTGGTGGGAGTAGCCGGAGCCGGAATCTGGTGGTGGCAAACCCAGGCCAAGTTGGGCCAATTACCGGATGGTGTGACTCTCATTCCCGAATCAGCCCTCTATACCATCACGGTGACTACGGAAGCTCCCCCTTGGCAATGGGTACAGGCAGCAGGTTTATTTCAATCCCAGGCCTGGTTACGGGGGCCATGGGGGCCAGTCTCACCGGAGGGGATTAAAATCGGGGACTTGGATTTCACCAGGGATATTCTGCCTTGGTTAGGCGCGCAGGCCACGTTTACCGGCTTACCCATCACCCCCGCCACGGCCCTCCAGTCCAGTGATTCGCCTGTGGCCTGGATTTTACCCATTCCCGATCAGGCCAAAATTGAGCCTCTCCTGAATACCCTCAAGCAACAAACCCAACGCGATTACAACGGGGTACCAATTTATAACGTCCCTGGGCCTTTGGGCGAAGTTGCGGGTCAAGGCATCACCCTGATCACTCAAGGTGAGAAACAATACCTGGCCTGGAGCAACATCAACGCAGCCCTGGAACAGGTGATTGATACCGCCCAAGGCAAACCAGCCTTAGCCCAAGTCTCCCGTTACCAAGATGCTGTGATTGCCACAGGCGGCGAAGGCCCCCAGGCCCAGTTTTATCTCAATATCCCAGCCTACACAGCCCAAAATACTCCCTCCCCAACCCCACCAGATTCTGAGTTGGCCGGTCTGGCGGCGGCCCTGCGCTTCCAGGATAACCAACTGCGGATTAAGGCTATAACGTGGCTACCGGAAAAAAGTGAACGCGCCCTCCTCCCGGAAGCCAATGTCAGTCAGATACCCCAAAAGCTCCCTGGGACTACCCTGGCCACCTTTACCACCAGTAATTTTCAAGCCAGTTGGCAGAACGCCCCCCAAGACTGGCAAAACAGTATTAGCCAGGGATTCCAGCAACTATCTGGCCTGAATCTGGAGCAAGAGGTTTTACCTTGGCTTAAGGGGGAGTTTGCCCTCGCGATTGTGCCTGTCCCCAATGCCCGCTTAAATGTGGTTGGCCTGGTGGTGGTGGCCCAAACCAAAGACCGCCCTAAAGCGGTTGCAACCCTGGAAAAGCTAGATCAAACCGCCCAACAGCGGGCCTGGCAAGTCACAAAAGATACGGAGAAACAAACCACCACCTGGACAATGCCCCCCGGAATTCCCCTCGGTCAACATGGCTGGTTGGATCAGGACACCCTATTTATTGCCCTCGGCCCGAACTTGACCGAGGCCCTTTTGCCGCGACCCAATCCCCCCTTAAGCCAAGGCCCCCTCTTTCGAGCCACCCTACCCAATCCCGGCAGTAGTCAATTATTTGTGGACTTTAATAGAACATTTTCCTTAACCCAAAACAGTCCCATCCTCCCCCAACTCGCTCCCCCCTTCCAACAAGCTCTACAACCCTTTCAAGGCCTGGGAATTGCTGGCCGAGTCCGCAATAGCTGGAGTCAAGAGTATGAAATTCGCCTCAACTTGAACAATCCCTAAGCGGTTTGACGGGCATGGCAGAGTCCGCACATTTTCCACTGATCCAGTTCCGGACGGGGGGTGGGACATTGACACTGGGGACATAAGGGAAGGCGGGCCGTAAATTTCTGGACAGCGGTTGACCATTGACTAAAAGCGGCTTGGGCTGAGGGGGGAGCAGGCTTGTGGAGGCGGGGTTGACTCCGAACTAGTGGCAATTCGGAGCGGTTAGTCAATTTTTGCAGCGGCCGTTTAATGGGCCAATCCCGACTGGAAAAGTGAATATCTTGGAGGGGAACAGGGAGCCGTTGATTCAGTTTGGCCAAAATTCGCAGCCGTTCAAAGCTCAAAGTCTGGGCCCAAACGCTATTGGCCACCGCAACTTGGAGACGATGGGGCGGCAGAATGGTTACGGGCTGGGCCTGGCGGGCGACAACCTCTCCGACAATTTCATTCCAGGCCTGGAGAATAAACCAAAACCGTTGCGGCTCAGACCAGGCCGGATCCTCCTGGAGACGGACTAAAACCCGATCAATGGGGGCAAGGGGCATACAAGGAGAGCAGGATCTGGGCGTAAGAGTCAGAATTGTTAGTTTAGCTTATTCAGTGGGTGGCTCACTCGGCTCAGATTTAGGGGCCGATAAAACTTCCCAGGCCTTGGCGAGGCGGGCTTCAAGATCTTTGACCTGTTCCTTTCCTTGCTCTGTAACATGGCTGGCATTGGCCTGGAGATCACTGATTACCTTCTCCAAACTCGCAACCGTTTGCTTGAGAGTCTCTTGGACAGAATTGGGGAGCGTCGCAATTTGTTCTTTGGCTAAATCCTGGATAGCGGCCAGTAACTCTTGGGCGGCTTGGGAGACCCGACTTACAGTAGAGATTTCCGGCGTTGTTTCAGACATAGAACGAATTCCCCTAAAAAGGCTAATGGCCGACAGTATATCGCGCGTATCTCGGTCTGTGTATGGCGATGATGCCATTTCTGTAGCTAATAAGGAAAATTTATTGGGGTAACTCAGTCAACAGTCCCATCATCCCAGAGGGATAGAGAAATTTCCGGGTAACTCTGGACAGACTGCAACAAAATTTCTGGCTCAAATCCTGTATCTGTGGTGTTGGCTGGAACTTGTCGGTGGCAGCGATAGGCAAATTCACAGCTTGGACAGCGACCTTGGAGGGGATCAACTTGGGGTAAGGGGTTTCCCTGGTCATAGGCCAATAACCAAGCTTCCAGGCGTTGGACGAACTGCTCCAATCTCTGCTGGGTTTGTCGATGGAGAGCCTGGCTATAGCGAAAGCTCAAACTATGTTGGCCATCATCCCCAAGGGCAAACCAGTAGGTCATGACAATTGACTCGGGGGGATAATCTGTGGTGGCGGCTAATAAATAGGGATACAGCCGCGTTTGCCAGTGGTGCTGCAAATATTGGGGTGTTTGGGGGCGTTGATAGGTTTTCCAATCTAAAATCTGGGCCTGGCTTTTACCCCAAATGACTAAATCATAGATACCCACCAGAGTGACAGGCCCCAATATGACTTGCCGCCGATGTTCACTATCCCGTTGCCCTAAAATCATTGGCGGGGGTGCTGCTTGGAAGGCCTCATACCATGACGGCAGTGGCTCATTTCCCTGCAAGAGTGGGGTAATGTCTAAACCCAGTTCCCGTTGTTGCAGCAGCCGATGAAACCAAGTCCCCAGGTCTTGCGGTAAATCTACCCCTAAGTTGGCCGTGGCTTTGGCCTGGAAATTTGGCAACCCCAACTGATCTAAATAGAGATATTGGAACTTGCGGGGACAATAGGCCAGGGCTTGGAGCGAGCTTTGGGTCAGGGATAGGCCCGGTGTCTCAACAAGAGGATCAGTGGTCAAGGGTTCGTCCAGTAGGGGCATAGGTCAGGCAACAACCTCAAGATCGGACTATTTATTTGCTTGAGCAGTGATATGGCCGATAAAGCTCACTGTAGTCGTCAAGCATTGGGAGGGACTTGACCCAATGTGCAAAATTGGCCAGCCACTTCTCAAAAGCTAACAAATCGGCGTTCCCCATTAAAGGCTGAATTAGCAAGCTCAGAACATGGCAGTTGGGCCGTGGATATCCGGGGGGCCGAGACCTAAGGGGTTATGTGGGCAGGATGGTACTGGATTCAGGAGTTCCCTGTCCAAGGCCAAATTCTTGGGAGTTCACCAAACTGGTCAGGGCGGAATTGGGGGAAAGAGTCGCAGAGGCGAGGGGATTTTGGCTGGCTTTCCAGGCCTGGGCAATGGCCGTTAACTTTTCGGCAAAGTGTGTTGTCAGGTCGTTTGGGGCCTGGGGTTGGAACTGGTCAATATTTTGGGGTTTTCGTTCAGGGCTAGGAGTGATATCTGGGCTATTTTGATTGAGCTTGCCCCAGGCCAGCATTGTTATGGGTTCTGCCATGTCTAAGTTTGGGGTCGTCAAGTCTCGGGGTAAGTTCCGACAGATCATCGCTTCAAACTCACTATTAAAGTGGGTCTGGGCTTCCCCCCGCCGTAACCAAAAGGCCAGGAGTTGCTCAACAGAAATCGCCTTATAGCGGCCCTGGTACAACGCCTCAATAATTGCCAACCGAATCCAGCGGGGCGGATACACCCGTAACCATTGATCAAAGAGTTCTTGACTTCTATCCCCAGCCAAGTCAAATCCATACTGAAGCAGGAGTCGTTCTGCCGCTTTGGTGACGGCATTGTGTCCAGAGTTGACCATAACTACATAATGGAGATAAAGAGCAGGGGGAAATTTTGCCTTCCAGTCCAGTCAAGCGTGCCCTAATTATTGCCCTAAGTCTTAAAAATAGCTAGTGGTCAATCACTTTTGGGGAGAGGGAACGGGACAGACTGGTTTTGACTTCAGCAAATCTACGGGAGACTCTAGCAAAGCATTTTCTCATGTCCCTAATGTCTGGCCTTCAATGCGTTTCTGTCTGGTTATCCCGTAGCTTGCTCATAGCGTTCTCCGATTTTGTCCCAATTCACCACATTCCACCAGGCCTGGAGATATTGATCCCGGCGATTCCGATAGGACAAATAGTAGGCGTGCTCCCAAACATCATTGCCCAACAACGGGGTGATGCCTTGGCTGAGGGGGCTATCCTGATTGGGGGTTGTGAAAACCTGTAATGTGCCATCTTGGCCCAACCCTAGCCAAACCCAACCACTGCCAAATTGCTTTAGACCTGCGCTATTGAACTGGGCCTGGAAATCCTCAAAGCTGCCAAAGCGGGCTTGCATTGCCGTAGCTAATTTCCCTCTGGGTTTGCCCCCTGCCGCCGGACTCATGCTCTCCCAAAATAAACTGTGATTGGCATGACCGCCGCCATTATTTCTGACCGTTTGCCGAATGTCATTGGGAAGCTGGTCTAGTTTTTCCAGGAGTTCTTCAATCCGCAAGCCAGACCACTGGGGATATTTTTGTAGGGCAGCGTTGAGATTGTTGACGTAGGCTGCATGGTGCTTATCATGGTGAAATTCCATGGTTTCAGCATCAATGTAAGGCTCAAGGGCATTGTAGGCATAGGGTAAAGGAGGCAGGACATAAACACCAGTCGGGGATGAGGCAGCCAGAGTTTTAGGGGGAAATAGGGCCCAGCTAGCCAAGGCTGTGCTACACCAGACCATGGCCTGGCGGCGACTACAGGATTTGTCTGTCATGGCGAAACCTCCTTCGGATGAGCTAGGGACTGATCACTGAGTTTGTGTCGGAGGCTACTAAACTCACCCAACTGGGGGATGCAACTACCTGAAACACTCAGCCATACTAAAACTATCAACAAAACGTTCATCTTCTCTCTAATCAAGAAGACGGAAGTAGGGTCAAACCCGAAGGAACGCGCCCTCAGTTCTTCACACTTTATTGAGAGGCGACACCATGAAACTTACCTACCGCGGTCAAAACTACGAAGCAAACACAGCTCATCCTGATACTGTTGTGACTGATGTAACCGTGAAATATCGGGGGGTGGAATACAAGCTGCGGGATCTTCTGCCAGCAAAAGTCTGGACATTGTTCTAGGAGCTATTTTCTCACAACCGAGACATTTCCCTCATTTCTTTAACCGATTGATCCAGAAGCACAAGCTTTACAAACATCATTAACTTAAATATGGGCAATACTTTCGTGATGAGGGTATTGCTTTTTTTAGGGGGGTATCCCGCTAACTCATTAATTACCTTGTTCTAAGGATCCCCAAACCATAGAAATCTTCAAAGCATGGTCTGGCTTACTAGAGTCAGCCTCCTCAATGGGTCAGGCCATCTCAGATTCCCATGAGTTCCTCAGAATTTGTCTTGGGGTTGGGACCTAGGCAATGGGAATTGATGTTTGTCGGAACCAGGCCCCCAGGGGTGTAAGTCCGGCCTGATCGGTGAGGTTATAGTTCAGGGGCGTAATGCTAATCAGATTTTGTTGTAAGGCCTGAACATCGGTCAAAAAATCACCATCGGCCTGGGAAATATCTTCCATGACTTCGCCCGCCAGCCAGTAATAGGTTTTACCCCGCGGATCAATCCGTTTTTGAAACTGATCATGGTAGCGGCGGAGGCCCTGACGGGTAATCACGGCTCCGGCAATGTCTGCTTCAGGCAAGGGGGGGATATTGACATTTAAGAGGGTGGCCTGGGGGAGGGGATTTTCGCCGAGGGCCTT is from Synechococcus sp. PCC 6312 and encodes:
- a CDS encoding PD-(D/E)XK nuclease family protein, whose translation is MPLLDEPLTTDPLVETPGLSLTQSSLQALAYCPRKFQYLYLDQLGLPNFQAKATANLGVDLPQDLGTWFHRLLQQRELGLDITPLLQGNEPLPSWYEAFQAAPPPMILGQRDSEHRRQVILGPVTLVGIYDLVIWGKSQAQILDWKTYQRPQTPQYLQHHWQTRLYPYLLAATTDYPPESIVMTYWFALGDDGQHSLSFRYSQALHRQTQQRLEQFVQRLEAWLLAYDQGNPLPQVDPLQGRCPSCEFAYRCHRQVPANTTDTGFEPEILLQSVQSYPEISLSLWDDGTVD
- a CDS encoding nuclear transport factor 2 family protein, giving the protein MSASPVEVVENYFTALQAKDLKKLPLADTIIFTDPLAGTLTSQTAVVAFLSNVLPILQAITIHYHVQDQNRVVTRWDAQTTLGMIEILEWFEISDGHIQVAQAFFDPRVITQTR
- a CDS encoding DciA family protein: MPLAPIDRVLVRLQEDPAWSEPQRFWFILQAWNEIVGEVVARQAQPVTILPPHRLQVAVANSVWAQTLSFERLRILAKLNQRLPVPLQDIHFSSRDWPIKRPLQKLTNRSELPLVRSQPRLHKPAPPSAQAAFSQWSTAVQKFTARLPLCPQCQCPTPRPELDQWKMCGLCHARQTA
- a CDS encoding nucleoside triphosphate pyrophosphatase produces the protein MPTLILASASPARRQLLANAGISAQVQVSHVDESAFNHRDPHALVQALAQAKATVIAQRLHSPALVLGCDSVLVLEEEIYGKPQDAQEAILRWQQMRGKTGQLLTGHALLDSYQQKSLVNVDCTEVTFAPVSDAEIMAYVESEEPLACAGCFALDGRGGLFVSEIKGNPSNVIGLSLPLLRQMLQELGYQVTDFWQS
- a CDS encoding superoxide dismutase: MTDKSCSRRQAMVWCSTALASWALFPPKTLAASSPTGVYVLPPLPYAYNALEPYIDAETMEFHHDKHHAAYVNNLNAALQKYPQWSGLRIEELLEKLDQLPNDIRQTVRNNGGGHANHSLFWESMSPAAGGKPRGKLATAMQARFGSFEDFQAQFNSAGLKQFGSGWVWLGLGQDGTLQVFTTPNQDSPLSQGITPLLGNDVWEHAYYLSYRNRRDQYLQAWWNVVNWDKIGERYEQATG
- a CDS encoding Crp/Fnr family transcriptional regulator is translated as METGDFSKLFPLFDTGSAEALGGMLGVAWQNEYPANRAILIEDAWGNAVYFILEGWVKVRRLGSNQTEHTLAILGPGDFFGEMAILDEAPRSTDVVALTRAEIMAVPSQKFTQVLLREPKLNYRMLQLMAQRLRQTNSRIEAMTYPPAVKLANVLVGLGQRYGQPSGGMTATLCNVPAKDLADIASIGTEEAEKLMERFAAKGWLKVDPQAQTLNILNLSQLRQLIEQQILAAGHG
- the cofH gene encoding 7,8-didemethyl-8-hydroxy-5-deazariboflavin synthase subunit CofH → MPPVESITIPTPQEQVAEILGPVLDGKSLTPQAGECLLKVASQFPTSDLAVIPPGLGQIQAAADQLRAKRVGETVTYVINRNINFTNICEQHCGFCAFRRDAYTPGAYWLDLEEILRKAGEAVTLGATEICLQGGLNPQAQANGSTLNYYATIMRELKSAFPHLHLHAFSPQEIEFIARQDDRGFVDVLAHLQAQGLDSLPGTAAEVLVDRVRQIICPEKLKTETWLEIVTTAHRLGLPTTSTMLCGHIETPAEQIQHLEHLRQLQQTALENHYPGRITEFILLPYVGEQAPLALRKRVGRSQPDLLQTLALTAVARLYLGDWIPNHQPSWVKLGLEGAKMALTWGCNDLGGTLMEEHITTMAGAKGGTGLTPQELQVAITSLGRPAQQRTTLYQPLGDPIHGSLG
- a CDS encoding DUF3352 domain-containing protein; translated protein: MARLAKKNPRSLAWIAGGMVLVGVAGAGIWWWQTQAKLGQLPDGVTLIPESALYTITVTTEAPPWQWVQAAGLFQSQAWLRGPWGPVSPEGIKIGDLDFTRDILPWLGAQATFTGLPITPATALQSSDSPVAWILPIPDQAKIEPLLNTLKQQTQRDYNGVPIYNVPGPLGEVAGQGITLITQGEKQYLAWSNINAALEQVIDTAQGKPALAQVSRYQDAVIATGGEGPQAQFYLNIPAYTAQNTPSPTPPDSELAGLAAALRFQDNQLRIKAITWLPEKSERALLPEANVSQIPQKLPGTTLATFTTSNFQASWQNAPQDWQNSISQGFQQLSGLNLEQEVLPWLKGEFALAIVPVPNARLNVVGLVVVAQTKDRPKAVATLEKLDQTAQQRAWQVTKDTEKQTTTWTMPPGIPLGQHGWLDQDTLFIALGPNLTEALLPRPNPPLSQGPLFRATLPNPGSSQLFVDFNRTFSLTQNSPILPQLAPPFQQALQPFQGLGIAGRVRNSWSQEYEIRLNLNNP
- a CDS encoding L,D-transpeptidase, which encodes MLAAHWRSSLRSLILISLLGLSPSWGIEAAQANQPAWQEWAIQSGQIATQSIATNLWLELNITRRRLTLYLGNQALKTYPVAVGKPGWETPVGKFMVKEMIRNPDWANPFDGRVIRAGHPRNPLGRRWIGFWTDGEDWIGFHGTPDPQYVGQAVSHGCVRMKNQDIEELFEKVALGTPVKVVR
- a CDS encoding DUF4278 domain-containing protein, translated to MKLTYRGQNYEANTAHPDTVVTDVTVKYRGVEYKLRDLLPAKVWTLF